One window of Pseudomonas sp. FP198 genomic DNA carries:
- the flhA gene encoding flagellar biosynthesis protein FlhA encodes MDRSQLFSTARSNVAELSRGNLGVPLLLLVMLAMMMLPIPPFLLDVFFTFNIALSIVVLLVCVYALRPLDFAVFPTILLVATLMRLALNVASTRVVMLHGQDGHAAAGKVIQAFGEVVIGGNYVVGIVVFAILMIINFVVVTKGAGRISEVSARFTLDAMPGKQMAIDADLNAGLIDQNQAKARRLDVAQEAEFYGSMDGASKFVRGDAIAGLLILFINLIGGMAVGIFQHGMTFGDAGRVYALLTIGDGLVAQLPSLLLSTAAAIMVTRASGSEDMGKQINRQMFASPKALAVAAGLMAVMGIVPGMPHVSFLSMAALAAGGAYLFWKKQNGQKVQALEEVKRQQELLPSPARAMETKELGWDDVTPIDMIGLEVGYRLIPLVDRNQGGQLLARIKGVRKKLSQDLGFLMPTVHIRDNLDLAPSAYRLTLMGVILAEAEIYPDRELAINPGQVYGSLNGITAKDPAFGLEAVWIEISQRAQAQSLGYTVVDASTVVATHLNQILYKHSSELIGHEEVQQLLQVLAKGSPKLAEELVPGVVSLSQLLKVLQALLAEQVPVRDIRSIAEAIANNASKSQDTAALVAAVRVGVSRAIVQSIVGTESELPVITLEPRLEQILLNSLQKAGQGSEEGVLLEPSMAEKLQRSLIEAAQRQEMQGQPVILLVAGPIRAMLSRFGRLAVPGLHVLAYQEIPDNKQVTIVATVGPNG; translated from the coding sequence GTGGATCGCTCTCAGTTATTCAGCACCGCACGCAGCAACGTAGCCGAGCTCAGCCGGGGGAATCTGGGTGTGCCGCTGTTGCTGCTGGTCATGCTCGCCATGATGATGCTGCCGATACCGCCGTTCCTGCTCGACGTGTTCTTCACGTTCAACATTGCGCTGTCGATCGTGGTACTGCTGGTCTGTGTATATGCTCTGCGGCCGTTGGATTTCGCGGTGTTCCCGACCATCCTGCTGGTCGCCACGCTGATGCGCCTGGCGCTGAACGTGGCGTCCACCCGCGTGGTCATGCTTCACGGCCAGGACGGCCACGCCGCCGCCGGTAAGGTGATCCAGGCCTTCGGTGAAGTGGTGATCGGCGGTAACTACGTGGTCGGTATCGTGGTTTTCGCCATCCTGATGATCATCAACTTCGTCGTGGTGACCAAGGGTGCCGGGCGGATTTCCGAGGTGAGCGCGCGTTTCACCCTCGATGCGATGCCCGGCAAGCAGATGGCGATCGACGCCGACCTCAACGCCGGCCTGATCGATCAGAACCAGGCCAAGGCTCGTCGTCTTGACGTGGCCCAGGAAGCCGAGTTCTACGGCTCCATGGACGGTGCGAGCAAGTTCGTGCGCGGCGACGCCATCGCCGGCCTGCTGATCCTGTTCATCAACCTCATCGGCGGGATGGCCGTCGGTATCTTCCAGCACGGTATGACGTTCGGTGATGCTGGCAGGGTTTACGCCTTGCTGACCATCGGTGACGGTTTGGTGGCGCAATTGCCATCACTGTTGTTATCCACAGCTGCCGCGATCATGGTGACCCGTGCTTCGGGCTCCGAAGACATGGGCAAGCAGATCAATCGCCAGATGTTCGCTTCGCCCAAGGCCCTGGCCGTGGCGGCCGGCCTGATGGCGGTGATGGGTATCGTGCCGGGCATGCCCCACGTGTCGTTCCTGAGCATGGCTGCCCTGGCTGCTGGTGGCGCCTACCTGTTCTGGAAAAAGCAGAACGGGCAAAAGGTCCAGGCGCTGGAAGAGGTCAAGCGTCAGCAGGAACTGCTGCCCTCGCCGGCGCGGGCCATGGAAACCAAGGAATTGGGTTGGGACGACGTGACGCCAATCGACATGATCGGCCTGGAGGTCGGCTACCGCCTTATCCCACTGGTCGACCGCAACCAGGGTGGTCAACTGCTGGCCCGGATCAAGGGCGTGCGCAAGAAGCTGTCCCAGGACCTGGGCTTCCTGATGCCCACCGTGCATATCCGCGACAACCTCGACCTGGCGCCGAGCGCCTATCGCCTGACGCTCATGGGCGTGATCCTGGCCGAAGCGGAGATCTATCCAGACCGCGAGCTGGCGATCAACCCAGGACAGGTCTACGGTTCGCTCAACGGTATTACCGCCAAGGATCCGGCTTTCGGCCTGGAAGCGGTGTGGATCGAAATCAGCCAGCGGGCCCAGGCGCAATCGCTCGGTTATACCGTGGTAGATGCGAGCACCGTAGTGGCGACCCACTTGAACCAGATTTTGTACAAGCACTCCAGCGAGCTGATCGGCCACGAGGAAGTCCAGCAATTGCTGCAAGTACTGGCCAAAGGCTCGCCAAAACTCGCCGAGGAGCTGGTGCCGGGCGTGGTGTCGCTGTCGCAGTTGCTCAAGGTGTTGCAGGCGCTGTTGGCCGAACAGGTCCCGGTGCGCGACATTCGCAGTATCGCCGAAGCCATCGCCAACAACGCTTCGAAGAGTCAAGATACCGCCGCGTTGGTCGCTGCGGTGCGGGTCGGCGTATCCCGCGCAATCGTCCAAAGCATTGTAGGCACTGAGTCTGAGCTGCCTGTGATCACTCTGGAGCCAAGGTTGGAACAGATATTGCTCAATAGTCTGCAGAAGGCAGGACAAGGCTCGGAAGAGGGTGTTCTGCTGGAGCCAAGCATGGCCGAGAAGCTGCAGCGTTCGTTGATCGAAGCAGCCCAGCGGCAAGAGATGCAAGGCCAACCGGTGATCCTGCTGGTGGCCGGTCCGATTCGCGCGATGCTCTCGCGATTCGGTCGCCTCGCGGTCCCGGGGCTGCATGTGCTGGCGTACCAGGAAATACCGGACAACAAGCAAGTGACCATCGTTGCGACAGTAGGGCCCAACGGCTGA
- a CDS encoding Hpt domain-containing protein, whose amino-acid sequence MNEIHLDRDVLSTLKEVMEEGYPELLDTFLNDSEARLQVLHEARDAEQLSATAHSFKGSSSNMGAIRLAELCGELEQRAKQPSLGGIEKLVSEINSEFIRVRDLCRKERAGFHC is encoded by the coding sequence GTGAACGAGATTCATCTGGATCGGGACGTGCTCAGCACGTTGAAGGAAGTCATGGAGGAAGGGTATCCGGAATTGCTGGATACATTTCTCAACGATTCCGAGGCACGCCTGCAGGTGTTGCATGAGGCGAGGGACGCCGAGCAATTGAGCGCCACCGCCCACAGTTTCAAGGGCAGCAGCAGCAATATGGGCGCCATCCGCCTGGCTGAACTGTGCGGCGAGCTGGAACAACGCGCCAAGCAGCCCTCGCTGGGTGGAATCGAGAAATTGGTCAGTGAGATCAACAGCGAGTTTATCCGCGTTCGCGACCTTTGCAGGAAAGAGCGCGCAGGCTTTCACTGTTAA
- a CDS encoding flagellar hook-length control protein FliK, translating to MPVTPNTLLQAVTQAKPQATVNPLAAGPDAGNKASSFAQVFAKQAPVKPSTALEPAVKPVRDKVSDNTVKKDAGSDTAAAPEPAVADSGKPLPADKPATADDKPTQDDSDTAETPVADAAPVDPTLDPALLPGVIVPEVIAEALPAPVVDATEAPVVAAVAAPVVASATPVPVTDPEFDPQADPLDALPALRLAMEQSGHVSASSQAQPKATAPASTDGEPTSAQTFAAGMASMLNVQADQDSTSAGSQGGEKAFSGLLNEGLKDLTAASSDTRVDDFANRLAALTQAATPKTANAVPVNQPIAMNQSGWTEEVVNRVMYLSSVNLKAADIQLQPAELGRLDIRVNMVPDQQTQVTFMSAHSGVREALEGQMHRLRDSFAQQGMGQVDVSVSDQSRGSQGQEQQAQQQAQAGRASSASGGRVDSVDEELPASVAEAAANTTSVIGTSAVDYYA from the coding sequence ATGCCCGTTACGCCTAATACACTCCTTCAGGCCGTTACCCAGGCCAAGCCGCAGGCCACCGTCAATCCGTTGGCAGCTGGCCCGGACGCCGGGAATAAAGCCTCCAGTTTCGCCCAGGTCTTCGCCAAGCAGGCCCCCGTCAAACCCTCGACGGCCCTTGAACCGGCAGTTAAGCCGGTGCGCGACAAGGTCTCCGACAACACCGTCAAAAAGGATGCAGGCAGCGACACGGCTGCCGCTCCTGAGCCGGCGGTTGCCGATAGCGGCAAACCCTTGCCCGCCGACAAGCCGGCCACGGCCGACGACAAACCGACGCAGGACGATAGCGATACGGCCGAGACGCCTGTAGCCGACGCCGCCCCAGTCGATCCGACACTCGACCCGGCCTTGCTGCCAGGGGTAATCGTGCCTGAAGTCATTGCCGAGGCGCTGCCCGCACCTGTGGTTGACGCAACCGAGGCGCCAGTCGTCGCGGCAGTCGCGGCGCCCGTGGTGGCTTCGGCCACGCCGGTCCCGGTGACCGATCCGGAATTTGACCCCCAGGCCGATCCGCTTGACGCCCTGCCGGCGTTGCGTCTGGCGATGGAGCAGAGTGGCCATGTGTCCGCTTCCAGCCAGGCGCAGCCCAAGGCAACGGCGCCGGCGTCCACTGATGGCGAACCGACGTCGGCCCAGACCTTCGCAGCCGGCATGGCGAGCATGCTCAATGTACAAGCCGACCAGGACAGTACCAGTGCCGGCAGCCAGGGCGGTGAGAAGGCGTTCAGTGGCTTGCTCAACGAGGGCCTCAAGGATCTGACCGCAGCCTCCAGCGACACGCGGGTAGATGATTTTGCCAACCGCTTGGCGGCACTGACCCAGGCGGCTACGCCAAAAACCGCCAACGCGGTGCCGGTCAACCAGCCCATTGCCATGAACCAGAGCGGCTGGACCGAAGAAGTGGTCAACCGGGTGATGTACCTGTCGAGCGTCAATCTCAAGGCGGCTGATATCCAACTGCAGCCGGCCGAGCTCGGGCGCCTGGATATTCGCGTGAATATGGTTCCCGACCAGCAGACCCAGGTCACGTTCATGAGCGCCCATTCCGGCGTTCGTGAAGCCCTCGAAGGCCAGATGCACCGCCTGCGCGACAGCTTTGCCCAGCAGGGCATGGGCCAGGTCGACGTCAGTGTGTCGGATCAGTCGCGTGGCTCCCAGGGCCAGGAACAGCAAGCCCAGCAGCAGGCCCAGGCTGGTCGCGCGAGCTCTGCCTCTGGCGGGCGAGTGGATTCGGTGGACGAAGAGCTGCCGGCCAGCGTTGCCGAAGCGGCGGCCAACACCACCAGCGTCATCGGCACCAGCGCGGTCGACTACTACGCCTGA
- the fliN gene encoding flagellar motor switch protein FliN, giving the protein MADDMNTQDDQALADEWAAALEETGDAGQADIDALLAADTGNHASNRMQMEEFGSVPKSNEQVTLDGPNLDVILDIPVSISMEVGSTDINIRNLLQLNQGSVIELDRLAGEPLDVLVNGTLIAHGEVVVVNEKFGIRLTDVISPSERIKKLR; this is encoded by the coding sequence ATGGCTGACGATATGAATACCCAGGATGACCAGGCGCTGGCCGACGAATGGGCTGCGGCCCTGGAAGAAACCGGCGACGCCGGGCAGGCCGATATCGATGCGCTGCTGGCCGCCGATACCGGCAATCACGCTTCCAATCGCATGCAGATGGAAGAGTTTGGCAGCGTGCCGAAAAGCAATGAGCAGGTCACCCTCGACGGGCCGAACCTCGACGTGATTCTCGATATCCCGGTGTCGATTTCCATGGAAGTGGGCAGCACCGACATCAACATCCGCAACCTGTTGCAGCTCAACCAGGGCTCGGTGATCGAGCTGGATCGCCTGGCCGGTGAACCGCTGGACGTGCTGGTCAACGGTACCCTGATCGCCCATGGCGAAGTGGTGGTGGTCAACGAGAAGTTCGGCATTCGTCTGACGGACGTGATCAGCCCGAGCGAACGCATCAAGAAGCTGCGCTGA
- the fliR gene encoding flagellar biosynthetic protein FliR, with protein sequence MLELTDTQISSWVASFILPLFRVTAVLMSMPVFGTTLVPGRVRLYLAVAITVVIAPGLPPMPPVNALDLSALMLVAEQILIGVLLGFSLQLFFQAFVVAGQIISIQMGMAFASMIDPTNGVNTAVIGQFLTMLVTLLFLAMNGHLVVFEVLTESFTTMPVGSAMLVNHFWDIAGKLGWVLGAAMLLVLPAITALLVVNIAFGVMTRAAPQLNIFSIGFPLTLVLGMVIFWVSLGDILNQYQPLATQALQLLRDMAQAR encoded by the coding sequence ATGCTCGAACTGACGGACACCCAGATCAGCAGCTGGGTGGCATCGTTTATCCTGCCGCTGTTTCGCGTCACCGCCGTGTTGATGAGCATGCCGGTCTTCGGTACGACCCTGGTGCCAGGCCGTGTGCGCCTGTACCTGGCTGTGGCAATCACCGTGGTCATCGCGCCCGGACTGCCGCCGATGCCGCCGGTCAATGCCCTTGACCTCAGTGCGCTGATGCTGGTGGCCGAGCAGATCCTCATTGGTGTCCTGCTGGGGTTTTCACTGCAGCTGTTCTTCCAGGCGTTCGTGGTGGCCGGGCAAATCATTTCGATCCAGATGGGCATGGCGTTCGCCTCCATGATCGACCCCACCAACGGCGTCAACACCGCGGTCATCGGGCAGTTCCTGACGATGCTGGTGACCTTGCTGTTCCTCGCCATGAACGGGCATCTGGTGGTGTTTGAAGTGCTCACCGAGAGCTTCACCACAATGCCGGTGGGCAGTGCGATGCTGGTCAATCATTTCTGGGACATCGCCGGCAAGCTCGGCTGGGTCCTGGGCGCGGCGATGCTGCTGGTATTGCCAGCCATCACCGCGCTGCTGGTGGTCAACATCGCTTTTGGCGTGATGACCCGCGCGGCGCCGCAGCTGAACATTTTTTCCATCGGCTTCCCCCTCACGCTGGTGCTGGGCATGGTGATCTTCTGGGTCAGCCTGGGGGATATTCTCAACCAGTACCAGCCGTTGGCGACTCAGGCCTTGCAGCTGCTACGCGACATGGCACAGGCGCGCTGA
- the flhB gene encoding flagellar biosynthesis protein FlhB, protein MAESESGQDKTEDPTEKRTRESREKGEIARSKELNTLAIMLAGAGGLLIYGGDLALELLEIMRLNFSLPREVLLSPGAMTQYLLHSGKIALLAIQPVLIFLLLAAFIGPISLGGWLFAAGSLAPKFSRMNPAAGIKRMFSTTALVELLKAFGKFLLVLSVALVVLEGDIDDLLRIAHQPLEQAIIHSVQLVGWSTLWMSCGLILIAAIDVPIQLYQSKQKLMMTKQEVRDEHKDAEGKPEVKQRIRQLQREVSQRRMMAAIPDADVVITNPTHYAVALKYDPEKGNAPVLLAKGSDFLALKIREIAVANEVMLLESPALARSIYYSTELDQEIPGGLYLAVAQVLAYVYQIRQHRAGKGKRPEPLKDLPIPPDLRRDS, encoded by the coding sequence ATGGCTGAGAGCGAAAGCGGTCAGGACAAGACAGAAGACCCCACGGAGAAACGCACCAGGGAGTCCCGCGAGAAGGGTGAGATCGCCCGTTCCAAGGAGCTCAACACCCTGGCGATCATGCTCGCCGGCGCTGGCGGCTTACTGATCTATGGCGGCGATCTGGCGCTGGAACTGCTGGAAATCATGCGCCTGAATTTTTCCTTGCCCCGGGAAGTGTTGCTGAGCCCTGGCGCCATGACGCAGTACTTGCTGCATTCGGGCAAGATCGCGCTTCTGGCGATTCAACCCGTGCTGATTTTTTTATTGTTGGCGGCATTCATCGGCCCGATTTCCCTGGGCGGATGGCTCTTCGCCGCCGGCAGCCTGGCACCCAAGTTCAGTCGGATGAACCCGGCCGCCGGCATCAAGCGCATGTTTTCCACCACGGCGCTGGTGGAGCTGCTCAAGGCTTTTGGCAAATTCCTGCTGGTCCTGTCCGTCGCGTTGGTGGTGCTGGAGGGCGACATCGACGATCTGCTGCGCATCGCCCATCAGCCGCTGGAGCAGGCCATCATTCATAGCGTGCAGCTGGTAGGGTGGAGCACGTTGTGGATGTCTTGCGGCCTGATCCTGATCGCCGCTATCGACGTGCCGATCCAGCTCTATCAGAGCAAGCAGAAGCTGATGATGACCAAGCAGGAAGTGCGCGACGAGCACAAGGACGCGGAGGGCAAGCCGGAGGTCAAGCAGCGGATTCGCCAATTGCAGCGCGAGGTCTCCCAGCGGCGCATGATGGCGGCGATTCCCGATGCCGACGTGGTCATCACCAACCCGACCCACTATGCGGTGGCGCTCAAATACGATCCTGAAAAAGGCAATGCGCCGGTGCTGCTGGCCAAGGGTAGTGATTTCCTGGCGTTGAAAATCCGCGAAATCGCCGTTGCCAACGAAGTGATGCTGCTCGAATCGCCGGCGCTGGCGCGCTCGATCTACTACTCAACCGAACTCGATCAGGAAATTCCCGGAGGTCTGTACCTGGCGGTGGCCCAGGTGCTGGCCTACGTCTACCAGATCCGCCAGCACCGCGCCGGCAAGGGCAAGCGTCCCGAACCGCTCAAGGACCTGCCGATCCCGCCGGATTTGCGGCGTGACTCATAA
- a CDS encoding RHS repeat-associated core domain-containing protein, translated as MPATLLCIYRYDPLDHLTHHAVATHTPIQRFYCKSRLATEIDGVINRSIVQHADQLLALTETQGNLRQATLLATDQQRSVLQAIACNESQSHAYSPYGNRTIGNGLLSLLGFNGERPDPVTGHYLLGNGYRAFNPVLMRFNSPDNLSPFGKGGLNPYAYCHGDPVNQSDPTGHAIVQFGSLLRAMIVLKRGARAFKAARAARAARAARAAAPSPAPVAQSSTAMLDAPSGPSSTISPLFRDEMARLHDGNQQIIDQLLATARSSVPLPQTRRNYSLQLATDDVDLEIYAQAIDANSMRQNWNSAQRQAALNGAERGRLTAERHLLATERNVLRAERHSRLVTRSRRIRAYGRPERG; from the coding sequence GTGCCAGCCACACTCCTCTGCATTTACCGCTATGACCCATTGGATCATCTCACCCACCACGCGGTGGCGACTCATACTCCGATCCAGCGGTTCTACTGCAAATCGCGCCTGGCCACCGAAATCGACGGCGTGATCAACCGATCAATAGTTCAACACGCCGACCAGCTGCTGGCCCTGACTGAAACCCAGGGCAACCTAAGGCAGGCAACACTATTGGCGACCGACCAACAACGCTCGGTACTACAGGCCATTGCCTGCAATGAATCGCAATCCCATGCGTATTCGCCTTATGGCAACCGAACTATCGGCAACGGTTTGTTGAGCCTGCTCGGCTTCAATGGAGAACGACCGGACCCGGTGACCGGGCATTATTTGCTGGGGAATGGTTATCGGGCGTTCAACCCGGTTTTGATGCGTTTCAATAGCCCGGACAACCTAAGCCCCTTCGGCAAGGGTGGTCTGAACCCTTATGCCTATTGCCACGGCGACCCGGTCAATCAAAGCGATCCAACCGGACATGCGATAGTGCAGTTTGGAAGTCTTCTGCGTGCAATGATTGTCCTGAAACGCGGCGCTAGAGCTTTTAAAGCTGCTAGAGCTGCTAGAGCTGCTAGAGCTGCTAGAGCTGCGGCGCCTTCACCTGCGCCTGTGGCTCAATCGAGCACCGCGATGCTCGACGCGCCAAGTGGGCCTTCATCAACTATCAGCCCCCTCTTTCGTGATGAGATGGCACGCCTGCATGATGGGAATCAGCAAATAATAGACCAGCTACTTGCAACAGCGCGATCAAGCGTGCCATTACCGCAAACGCGCAGGAATTATTCGCTACAGCTAGCAACAGACGATGTAGATCTCGAAATTTATGCCCAAGCAATCGATGCAAATTCGATGCGGCAAAATTGGAACAGTGCGCAACGCCAGGCCGCTCTGAACGGAGCCGAGCGAGGTCGGCTCACAGCCGAGCGACATCTGCTGGCAACCGAGCGAAATGTGCTACGAGCCGAGCGACATTCGCGGCTCGTTACGCGTTCTCGGCGAATACGCGCGTATGGACGGCCAGAACGTGGTTGA
- the fliP gene encoding flagellar type III secretion system pore protein FliP (The bacterial flagellar biogenesis protein FliP forms a type III secretion system (T3SS)-type pore required for flagellar assembly.) has translation MPLRILLALALLLAAPLAFAADPLSIPAITLGTNAEGAQEYSVSLQILLIMTALSFIPAFVMLMTSFTRIIIVFSILRQALGLQQTPSNQILTGMALFLTMFIMAPVFDRVNRDALQPYLAETLSAQDAVARAQVPIKDFMLAQTRSSDLELFMRLSKRTDIASADQAPLTILVPAFVTSELKTAFQIGFMIFIPFLIIDLVVASILMAMGMMMLSPLIISLPFKIMLFVLVDGWALIIGTLAGSFGGV, from the coding sequence ATGCCGCTGCGCATTCTGTTGGCGCTGGCCCTGTTGCTGGCCGCACCGTTGGCGTTTGCCGCCGACCCGTTGTCGATCCCGGCAATTACCCTGGGCACCAACGCCGAAGGGGCCCAGGAATATTCGGTCAGCCTGCAGATCCTGCTGATCATGACCGCGCTGAGTTTCATCCCGGCGTTCGTCATGCTGATGACCAGTTTCACCCGGATCATCATTGTCTTTTCCATCCTGCGCCAGGCCCTGGGTTTGCAGCAGACGCCGTCGAACCAGATCCTCACGGGCATGGCGTTGTTCCTCACCATGTTCATCATGGCGCCAGTCTTCGACCGGGTGAACCGTGATGCGCTGCAACCCTACCTGGCCGAAACCCTCAGCGCCCAGGACGCGGTGGCCAGGGCCCAGGTGCCGATCAAGGATTTCATGCTCGCCCAGACTCGCAGCAGCGACCTGGAGCTGTTCATGCGCCTGTCCAAGCGCACCGACATCGCCAGCGCCGACCAGGCCCCATTGACCATCCTGGTGCCAGCATTCGTGACGTCCGAGCTGAAGACCGCGTTCCAGATCGGTTTCATGATTTTCATCCCGTTCCTGATCATCGACCTGGTGGTCGCCAGTATCCTCATGGCCATGGGTATGATGATGCTGTCGCCGCTGATCATTTCCTTGCCGTTCAAGATCATGCTGTTTGTGCTGGTGGATGGCTGGGCCTTGATCATCGGTACGCTGGCGGGCAGTTTCGGCGGTGTTTAG
- the fliM gene encoding flagellar motor switch protein FliM, giving the protein MAVQDLLSQDEIDALLHGVDDGLVQTENAAEPGSVKSYDLTSQDRIVRGRMPTLEMINERFARYTRISMFNMLRRSADVAVGGVQVMKFGEYVHSLYVPTSLNLVKIKPLRGTALFILDAKLVFKLVDNFFGGDGRHAKIEGREFTPTELRVVRMVLEQAFIDLKEAWQAIMEVNFEYINSEVNPAMANIVGPSEAIVVSTFHIELDGGGGDLHVTMPYSMIEPVREMLDAGFQSDLDDQDERWINALRQDVLDVDVPIGATVARRQLRLRDILHMQPGDIIPVEMPEDMIMRANGVPAFKVKMGSHKGNLALQVIEPIERR; this is encoded by the coding sequence ATGGCCGTGCAGGACTTGTTGTCCCAGGACGAAATCGACGCGCTGTTGCATGGTGTCGACGACGGCCTGGTGCAGACCGAAAACGCTGCTGAACCGGGCAGCGTCAAAAGCTACGACCTGACCAGCCAGGATCGCATCGTTCGCGGACGCATGCCGACCCTGGAAATGATCAACGAGCGTTTTGCCCGTTACACCCGCATCAGCATGTTCAACATGCTGCGCCGTTCGGCCGACGTGGCCGTCGGTGGCGTGCAGGTGATGAAGTTCGGCGAATACGTGCACTCGCTGTATGTGCCCACCAGTCTCAACCTGGTGAAGATCAAGCCGTTGCGCGGCACTGCGCTGTTCATCCTCGACGCCAAGCTGGTGTTCAAGCTGGTGGATAACTTCTTCGGCGGTGACGGCCGTCACGCCAAGATCGAAGGGCGCGAATTCACGCCGACCGAGCTGCGTGTGGTGCGCATGGTGCTGGAGCAGGCTTTCATCGATTTGAAGGAAGCCTGGCAGGCGATCATGGAAGTCAACTTCGAGTACATCAACTCGGAAGTGAACCCGGCCATGGCCAACATCGTCGGTCCGAGCGAAGCCATTGTCGTGTCGACTTTCCACATCGAACTCGACGGTGGCGGCGGCGACCTGCACGTGACCATGCCGTACTCGATGATCGAGCCGGTGCGCGAAATGCTCGACGCCGGTTTCCAGTCGGACCTCGACGACCAGGACGAGCGCTGGATCAATGCGTTGCGCCAGGACGTGCTGGATGTCGACGTGCCGATCGGCGCGACGGTTGCCCGGCGCCAGCTGCGCCTGCGGGACATCCTGCATATGCAGCCGGGGGACATCATCCCCGTCGAGATGCCGGAAGACATGATCATGCGCGCCAATGGCGTGCCGGCCTTCAAGGTCAAGATGGGCTCTCACAAAGGCAACCTCGCGTTGCAAGTGATCGAGCCGATCGAACGCCGCTGA
- the fliO gene encoding flagellar biosynthetic protein FliO: MKGFLAAALMLPFSVLAAEPAATAAVAPASGGSMAGQLAQLVLGLLVVLGLIFFLAWMLRRVQQAGPAGKGQVIDIISSRALGPRDRLVLVQVGNEQILLGLSPGTITALHVLKEPVQVPATEQATPEFAQRLMELLGKDQKDKK; the protein is encoded by the coding sequence ATGAAAGGCTTTCTCGCCGCAGCCTTGATGCTGCCGTTCAGCGTGCTGGCGGCCGAGCCCGCGGCCACGGCGGCGGTTGCGCCGGCAAGTGGCGGCAGCATGGCCGGGCAACTGGCGCAGTTGGTGCTGGGCCTGCTCGTGGTGCTCGGGTTGATTTTTTTCCTCGCGTGGATGCTGCGGCGCGTGCAACAGGCGGGGCCTGCCGGCAAAGGCCAGGTCATCGACATCATCAGTTCCCGTGCGCTCGGCCCGCGGGATCGGCTGGTGCTGGTGCAGGTTGGCAACGAGCAGATCCTGCTCGGCCTGAGCCCTGGCACGATCACCGCGTTGCACGTTCTCAAGGAGCCGGTGCAGGTGCCCGCCACCGAGCAGGCCACCCCCGAATTTGCCCAGCGGCTCATGGAACTGCTGGGTAAAGATCAGAAGGATAAAAAGTAA
- the fliQ gene encoding flagellar biosynthesis protein FliQ, with protein sequence MTPEVAVDLFREALWLTTMMVAILVIPSLLVGLLVAMFQAATQINEQTLSFLPRLLVMLVTLIVAGPWLVQTFMEYILQLYGSIPQLIG encoded by the coding sequence ATGACGCCTGAAGTAGCGGTAGACCTGTTCCGCGAAGCACTCTGGCTGACCACCATGATGGTTGCCATCCTGGTGATTCCGAGCCTGCTGGTGGGCTTGCTGGTGGCGATGTTCCAGGCCGCCACGCAGATCAACGAACAGACCCTGAGCTTCCTGCCGCGCCTGCTGGTGATGCTGGTGACGCTGATCGTCGCCGGTCCGTGGCTGGTGCAAACCTTCATGGAATACATCCTGCAGCTGTACGGCAGTATTCCCCAGTTGATCGGCTGA